In Cydia splendana chromosome 3, ilCydSple1.2, whole genome shotgun sequence, one DNA window encodes the following:
- the LOC134806839 gene encoding branched-chain-amino-acid aminotransferase, cytosolic: MPIRRSQLLVKWIFENQHKLRTVRRCSSSLRYKELEEAAVAAPEYTAPEHDEPCPHGEPEQYFKYEDLHVKLAAPYQLQPKPDAKDLGFGKYFTDHMLKINYQVQLGGWQKPEIIPFENLSIHPAAKALHYAIQLFEGMKAYRGVDDKIRLFRPDLNMKRMNLAAHRSGLPIFNGEELIKCMKRLIQIDQEWVPHCESSTLYIRPTLIATEATFGVMAPESALLFVVLTPVSAYYKTSADGAVSIFADPNVVRAFPGGVGNRKVGSNYGPTIEATTRAAQLGHHQVLWLFGPDHQLTEVGAMNIFMVYINENGDKQLSTPPLNGLILPGITRRSILELASQWEDLVVKEEVITMDRVISLNKQGRLLEMFGAGTAAVISPVSRIGFLENNIHIPTMQQSQPVFQRLKDTLLAIQYGHIEHPYSVIIS; this comes from the exons atgccTATCCGTCGTAGTCAG TTGTTGGTGAAATGGATTTTCGAGAACCAGCACAAGCTGCGGACAGTGCGGCGGTGCAGCTCCTCACTGCGGTACAAGGAGCTAGAGGAGGCTGCCGTGGCCGCGCCCGAGTACACGGCGCCCGAGCACGATGAGCCCTGCCCTCACGGAGAACCTGAACAATATTTCAAG TATGAAGATTTGCACGTGAAATTAGCAGCGCCGTACCAGCTGCAGCCCAAACCAGACGCTAAAGACCTCGGTTTCGGGAAATACTTCACGGATCACATGCTCAAAATCAACTACCAAGTGCAACTGGGCGGTTGGCAGAAACCAGAGATCATCCCCTTCGAGAACCTAAGCATCCATCCTGCTGCGAAGGCTCTTCACTACGCAATACAA TTGTTTGAAGGGATGAAAGCGTACCGTGGCGTAGATGACAAAATCCGGTTGTTCCGGCCTGATCTCAATATGAAGAGGATGAATCTGGCCGCACACCGCTCCGGCCTGCCGATATTCAACGGAGAGGAGCTCATCAAATGCATGAAAAGACTCATACAGATTGATCAAGAGTGGGTGCCTCATTGTGAATCTTCCACTCTATATATTCGACCAACACTTATAGCAACAGAG GCGACCTTTGGCGTGATGGCGCCCGAGTCAGCGCTGCTGTTTGTCGTGCTGACCCCGGTGAGCGCGTACTACAAGACGAGCGCCGACGGCGCCGTGTCCATCTTCGCGGACCCCAACGTGGTGCGCGCTTTCCCCGGCGGCGTCGGCAACAGGAAAGTGGGCTCCAACTACGGACCCACGATAG AGGCCACGACGCGCGCCGCGCAGCTCGGCCACCACCAGGTCTTGTGGCTGTTCGGCCCCGACCACCAGCTCACCGAGGTCGGCGCCATGAACATCTTCATGGTCTACATCAACGAGAATGGAG ACAAGCAGCTAAGCACGCCGCCCCTGAACGGGCTGATCCTGCCGGGCATCACGCGGCGCTCCATCCTCGAGCTGGCCAGCCAGTGGGAGGACCTGGTCGTCAAGGAGGAGGTCATCACCATGGACCGAGTCATCAGTCTCAACAAACAGGGACGG CTACTGGAGATGTTTGGCGCGGGCACGGCAGCGGTAATCAGCCCCGTCAGCCGGATCGGCTTCCTCGAGAACAACATTCACATCCCCACCATGCAGCAGTCCCAACCCGTGTTCCAGCGGCTAAAGGACACCCTCCTGGCCATCCAGTACGGACACATAGAGCACCCCTACTCTGTCATCATCTCATAG